In a single window of the Alosa sapidissima isolate fAloSap1 chromosome 18, fAloSap1.pri, whole genome shotgun sequence genome:
- the nat16 gene encoding histidine N-acetyltransferase, with product MKIENSLPRTQLPEAPPQTELQFTVATEDDFDDIMAMSQDIYGGLDYLPTRYQSWLADTNRTVILARKQGKVIALESVFVIDDGDTMLVEGLRVAPQERGKGVAGVLLRFCSQMVKSKYPDVKVSRLTRDDQLGPKEFQKYRLITKQGILLVRFRAEDLKLRLAEMGPSVGSPADGLTPPHASVRLDPSEVCQLFLSSSLMRNVLPNATIVQDWQPFKPLPSNMAILLKKDIDWMVDDANSPSVASLCTFPFRVPGLTADEWYYLNIDMFGKDLSLVLQQFLSHLRRHTSTLKGHVMCQVFLDPPLWKPVCDFCRDTLAVELVKEYTEQCVVESDII from the exons ATGAAGATCGAGAACAGCCTTCCACGCACCCAGCTCCCTGAGGCACCACCTCAGACGGAACTCCAGTTCACCGTGGCAACAGAGGATGACTTTGATGATATCATGGCTATGAGTCAGGATATCTATGGTGGGTTGGACTACCTGCCCACCCGCTACCAATCCTGGCTCGCTGACACCAACCGCACTGTCATTCTGGCACGCAAGCAGGGCAAAGTG ATTGCTCTGGAGTCAGTGTTTGTTATTGATGATGGGGATACGATGCTAGTGGAAGGCCTACGTGTGGCCCctcaggagagagggaagggtgtGGCAGGTGTGCTGCTTCGATTCTGCTCCCAGATGGTTAAGTCCAAGTACCCTGATGTTAAAGTCAGCCGTCTGACCCGTGATGACCAGCTTGGCCCAAAAGAATTCCAGAAGTACCGTTTAATCACCAAACAG GGAATCCTTCTGGTTCGCTTTCGAGCTGAAGACCTCAAGTTGCGCTTGGCTGAAATGGGCCCCAGCGTGGGCAGCCCAGCAGATGGCCTCACCCCTCCCCATGCGTCAGTTCGTCTGGACCCATCTGAGGTATGCCAGCTCTTCCTGAGCTCAAGTCTGATGCGTAACGTCCTTCCCAATGCAACCATTGTCCAGGATTGGCAGCCTTTCAAGCCATTGCCAAGCAACATGGCCATCCTGCTGAAGAAAGACATCGATTGGATGGTGGATGATGCCAACAGTCCCTCTGTTGCCAGCCTCTGCACCTTCCCCTTCCGGGTGCCCGGACTGACGGCTGACGAATGGTATTACCTTAACATTGACATGTTTGGGAAGGATCTGTCACTGGTTCTGCAGCAATTCCTGAGCCACCTGAGGCGACACACAAGCACCCTGAAAGGCCACGTCATGTGCCAGGTGTTCCTGGATCCACCACTGTGGAAGCCAGTGTGTGATTTTTGTCGTGACACACTTGCCGTTGAGCTGGTGAAGGAGTACACAGAGCAGTGTGTGGTTGAGTCTGATATTATATAA
- the LOC121690215 gene encoding uncharacterized protein LOC121690215 gives MLLPPCLQSHQSQMIPWICLMCHLSTWISRCSVFSKACATSLPPHRPYDLAIDLLPGTSPPRGCLYSLSPPETEAMNKYISKSLAAGIIRPSSSPAGAGFFFVGKKDGALRPCIDYRGLNNITVKNRYPLPLMSSAFELLQGAKIFSKLDPRSAYHLVQVREGDEWKTAFNTPSGHYKYLVMPFGLTNCPAVFQGLINDVLRDMLNKFVFVYLDDILMSVVSCSAFWRSSLPLSATTTLETESYWQSCNGVTHPSWPVTRVSDTRTKGQADRRRIRAPHYSQGQRVWLSTRDLPLKVTSPKLNSRFIGPYTISKVVNPSAVRLNLPPALHCIHPTFHVSRVKPFLCKRLGPNPDPKPPPPPRLVDGSEVYTVRRLLDVRRRGRGHQYLVDWEGYGPEERSWVSARNIVDPSLIKDFHRQHPAPSTVNARGRW, from the exons ATGCTCTTACCCCCCTGTCTGCAGTCTCACCAGTCACAGATGATTCCATGGATCTGTCTAATGTGCCACCTGAGTACCTGGATCTCAAGGTGTTCCGTGTTCAGTAAAGCCTGTGCAACCTCCCTGCCACCACACCGACCCTATGATCTGGCCATCGATCTTCTACCTGGTACGTCACCTCCTAGGGGCTGTCTTTATTCCTTGTCTCCTCCCGAAACCGAAGCTATGAACAAATACATCAGTAAATCACTAGCTGCCGGTATCATCCGCCCCTCTTCCTcacctgctggtgccgggttttTCTTCGTAGGGAAGAAGGACGGCGCCCTGCGTCCGTGTATAGACTATAGGGGCCTGAACAACATCACGGTGAAAAACCGCTACCCTCTGCCTCTGATGTCCTCAGCATTTGAGCTGTTGCAGGGGGCCAAGATTTTCAGCAAGTTGGATCCCCGCAGTGCTTACCATCTGGTCCAAGTAAGGGAGGGGGATGAATGGAAGACTGCATTTAATACTCCTTCAGGTCACTATAAGTACTTAGTCATGCCATTTGGTCTCACCAACTGCCCAGCCGTGTTCCAGGGTCTGATTAACGATGTCCTGAGGGATATGCTTaacaagtttgtttttgtttatctaGATGACATTTTAATGTCCGTAGTGTCCTGCAGCGCCTTTTGGAGAAGCTCACTCCCACTGAGCGCAACTACAACATTGGAGACAGAGAGCTATTGGCA GTCCTGCAATGGGGTCACTCATCCAAGCTGGCCTGTCACCCGGGTGTCAGAC ACCAGAACGAAGGGTCAGGCAGACCGTCGCCGCATCAGGGCTCCCCACTACTCCCAGGGGCAGCGGGTGTGGCTTTCCACGCGCGACCTTCCTCTGAAGGTGACTTCCCCAAAATTGAATTCGCGCTTCATCGGCCCCTACACCATCTCCAAGGTGGTCAATCCCTCAGCGGTTCGCCTGAACCTCCCTCCTGCCCTCCACTGCATCCACCCCACATTCCATGTGTCCCGTGTCAAGCCCTTCTTGTGCAAGCGTCTGGGTCCCAACCCCGACCCCAAACCCCCGCCACCCCCCAGACTCGTTGATGGGTCCGAGGTTTACACAGTCCGCCGCCTGCTCGACGTCCGCCGTCGGGGTCGGGGCCACCAGTACCTGGTGGACTGGGAGGGCTACGGTCCCGAGGAGAGGAGCTGGGTCTCTGCCCGGAACATTGTTGACCCCTCGCTCATCAAAGACTTTCACCGTCAGCACCCTGCTCCTTCCACGGTCAACGCCAGGGGGCGTTGGTAG